The following nucleotide sequence is from Natronosalvus caseinilyticus.
ACCCCGGTGACGGAAGCAGACGTGTGCGTGATCGGCGCTGGTCCCGCCGGCAGTATCGTCGCGACGCGACTCGCGGAAGCGGGTCACGAGGTTGTGATCCTCGAGGCCGGGCCTCGATTCGATCCGGCCGATCGACTGGCCAGACAGGAGCGCGCGATCCGACCCGCCTACGACCGGCCGGACGTCTGGGAGGGCGACCCCGAACGCGACGCTCACGCCGCCTCGGGGGAGTGGTTCTATCCCCTGAATCACGCCCGCGTCAAGGGTGTCGGCGGCTCGACGCTCCACTGGCAGGGGATGGTCATGCGCCTCCACGAGGACGACTTCGAGTCGGCGAGCGTCCGCGGGGCTGGCGTCGACTGGCCGATCGACTACGCCGACCTCCGGCCGTACTACGCCGACGCCGAGCGAGAACTGGGCGTCTCGGGCGCCGACAATCCCTTCGGGCCGCCCCGGGAGGAACCCCACCCGATGCCGGCGTTTCCACCCTCCTACAGCGATAGCCTGTTCGCCCCCGCCTGCGACGCCCTTGAGATCGCGATGCACCCGGTCCCGAACGCTCGGAATTCGGAGGCCTACGACGGCCGCGGCGGCTGCGTCGGCTACGGCACCTGCCAGCCCGTCTGCCCCTCCGGCGCGAAGTACGACGCCACGGTTCACGTCGAGCGCGCGGAAGCCGCGGGGGCGACGGTGCTCGACCGAGTTCCGGTCACACGACTCGAGCACGGCCCGAACGTGGTCGAGGCAGCGGTCTACGCGACGCCGGACGGCGACACCAATCGCCAGGAAGCCGATGCCTTCGTCGTCGCCTGCGGGGGCGTCGAGACGCCACGTTTGCTACTGGTTTCGGAATCCGACCACTATCCCGACGGCCTCGCCAACTCGAGTGGCCTCGTCGGGCGATACTTCATGGACCACCTCTTCGCCGGGATGGGTGGCGTCCTCGAGGAGCCGACCCGACAGAATCACGTCGGCTTCCTCACCAGCGAGTGCCACCAGTTCTACGACGAGGCCGACGAGGAGGTCGCCCCGTTCAAACTCGAATTCTTCAACTACGCCGGTCCCTCACCGGTGGAACTGGCGCTCACCGGCGACGACTGGGGCGACGCCCTCCTCGAGCGCCTTCGGGCGGAGTACGGCGCCCACATTGGCCTCGGCGCACTCGTCGAGCAACTCCCCCGTGAGGACAGTTACGTCGGTCTCGACCCCGAACGCACGGACGACAACGGCGTTCCGATCCCGGATGTCCACTGGAACGTCGGCGAGCGGGCGCTGCGAACCATCGAGCGGGTCAACGAGATCCAGCGATCGATCCTCGAGGAACTGGGCGCCGAGATCACCTGGCAGGTCGGGCCGGAGAACACCGGACCCGCCTACCACCACATGGGGACGACCCGGATGGGTGACGATCCGTCCGCGAGCGTCGTCGATTCCGACCTCCAGACGCACGACCTCGAGAACTGCTGGCTCGTCTCGAGTTCGGTCTTCCCCACCGGCGGCGCGATGAATCCGACGTTGACCATCGCCGCGCTGGCCCTGCGTGCGGCCGAAGCGATCGAGGACGCCCTCTAGTACTCGGGCAGCGATGTTTTAGGTAAACCTAAAACTTAAGTACTGGTCGGAGAAAGTACCGGTAATGAGCGTAGAGACGCCTGCAGACGGCGACGAACTCGAGGCCAGCGCCGAGACCTCGAATCGACACGTGGAATCGGTCAATCCTGGCGCCGTTACGGGCTCCAGCAACGAAACGCCGCGTGAGTCCACCGACGGGAGCGACACTGACGAGTACACCTTCGACGACGTCGCTGTCGTGATGGGGACGTACAACGAGGAGCAAGCGATCGGGACCGTTCTCGCTGACATCGAGCGCGTGACCGACGGCCGCGCCGAGGTCGTCTGCGTCGACGGGTCCTCGGACCGCACGCCAGACATCGCACGCGAACACGGCGCGACGGTGATCGAGCAGGAGCCACAGGGCTACGGCGTCGCCGTCCACGAAGCCATCACGGCGCCCGAGCGCCCGGTGATCGTCACCACCGACTGCGACGACACCTACCCGATGGAGCAGTTACCGGCGTTCCTCGAGTTGATCAACCGCGGCCACGACGTCGTCAGCGGCGACCGCCTCTACCACGGCGCCGAGGCGATGCCGGCGCTCAACCGCCTCGGCAACCACGCCTTCGCAGCCCTCGCCAGCGTCCTGATGGGCACGCGCGTCCACGACACCACCACGGGCATGCGGGCCTACCGCCGCGAGGTCATCGAGGACATCGAGTGGTCCGAGAACACCGGCCTCTCGGCCGAACTCCTGATCCGTCCCCTGATGCGGGGCTACGACGTGGTCGAACACCCCATCGCCTACGCCGAGCGCGCGGGTGAGACTAAACTGGATCCCATCCAGGGCGGCTACGAGATCGCGCGATCGATCGGCAAGGTCGCGCTCGAGGAACGACTGCGGGAGTTGCCACACGAGCCGCGGCAGCACGATCGGTAGGTAGCATCGACTACGTCGGAGTACCACACTGTGACACTATTCGTCGTCGCTCTTCAGAAACAGCGTGCTGGTGAGCGCTGCCACTGGAACGGTGGTGGGCGAAGATATTGATACGGGATCACCCGACTACGTCTACGCTCCCACCCGGTGTGGTTCATTCGGAGAGGAGTGTCGCGAGGAGCCTCCAACAATCAACTGCGAGCGGATTTCGATACTCCGGCCCACCGAGAGTCGGCCTCATTCTATCATTTTCAACCAGCGAAACAGTGCAGAGTACCGTATCGCCACCGTTGACCGCATACGAGTATCCCAGCGAAATACGATTCAGCACGGTACCGACCGTTGAACGCCGAGGAGAGCGGAGACTCGTCCGCTGGATCTTCGTTCGATTCGAACCGTCTGCTGACGTATGTTTATTCGACTCGAATTCAGGATATAGATAATTTCGTTTCTCTCAACAATTGTCTCCGTGCAATTCTTGCCTACTGAAAGATTTCGCCTAATCGATGAGGCCAGTAGAGGCGACGCTCAGTAGGAAATAGCCACCAAATTCGCAGTCATTTATAAGTGTGTCCGCAGTCTTGCGTTTAGATTATTGATAAATAAAGGGACATACTTCAGGGTAACGTATGGAATGGAGTTCCTTCTACAACCGACAATCCCGTACGCCATGACGAGACACCCATGGATCGATTATCGAGATCAGTTGGGACACCTCGAGGACCGACACCGACAACACACGACGACGATTCGACGCCTTTCTACCAGCGTACACCGCCGTACAGGAACACGGATCCCGCGTTCAAACGTCCGTAGCCAACAAGCATGCAGGGGTCTGAACCGGGACGACCGAAACCAATTGGTCGCACACCAGGAAAACACTGGGGAGCTGGTCGGCAACGATCACTGGGCGGGCAACGGGGATGGGCGCGCCGCATGAGGGAACTCAGCATCCGCTCCTGGATCGACCGAGCGAAGCGAAACTGGCAGTCGGACAAGAAGCGAGCGGTCATGGAGGCGGCCTACTGTCTATATCTTGGGCCGTGGTTCACAGCGACGTCTCGACGTCCCATCGGGACGAACGTGTACGACCTCGGGTGGGACGCACTCATTATTCTGGATGCGTGCAGAGTAGATGCGCTTCGGTACCTCGCTCCCGAATACGACTTTCTGGACGCGAGGAGCATCGACTCGATAGTGTCCGTGGGAAGTGGTTCTCGGGAGTGGCTGGTCAAAACGTTCAATGAGGACCATCTCGAGGACGTCCAGGAAACCGCGCTCGTGTCGGCCAACGGCTTCGACCGGGATATCTTCATGAACGACCGATACCTCCCCGGGATCGCCGTCCCGTTCTGCTGGCCGGGTGCAGACCCGGTCACGGAACACGACTTTCTCAGATACGACCCGGTGTGGCGCGACTGTCGAGACGAACGGCTGGATACGGTTCCCCCGGAAGCGACGACGAACCGAGCCATCTTGGCCGGACGAGAAGCCGACGCCGACCGACTCGTCGTCCACTACGCGCAGCCACACACGCCCTACATTGCCGATGCAGCAACCGACGGTGGGAGAGAGCTGACAGACATCGAGCGGAGTGCGTGGGGAGCGCTCAAGCAAGGTTCAGTACCGAACGAAGTGGTGTGGCGAATGTATCTCAACAACCTTCGCCACGCGCTCGATTCGGTTGGCGTGCTCCTCGAGAACCTCGACGCAGAAAAGGTCGTCCTCTCGGCCGACCACGGCGAGGCATTCGGCGAGTGGGGAATCCAGGGACACCCAACCGGCCTTCCGCACCCACACGTGAAACGAGTGCCGTGGGCGACGACGACTGCGACCGACTACGAATCGGTCGCGACTGACGATATTGCGAGTCCAGCGGCGAATTCCACGGAAGACGACGGAACTGTCGAGGAACATCTGGAGGCGCTCGGCTACGGGAAGTTTTAACGCATCACTGTTGTCCGATACTGTTCCAGTGACAGCGCCCTCACAAGCCCGCTGCTTCTGAAGAACGTTCGTCGTTAATCCGCAGTCACTTCGAGTTCCGCCCCCAGCCGTTCCCACTCTGGCAGGTCAGCGTCCTCGAGCAACGTCCCCTCCCGTCCACAGTCGGTGGCGAGCCGACAACCCCGCGTTTCGGGCGGCCAGACGACCTCGAGCGCGCCGTCTGCGACCCGAACCGTGGTCTCCTGGCGGTAGGTGTACGTGCCGCCGTCGGGCTGAACGAGCGTGACCGAGAGGACGACCCGATCGCTGGCCGCGAGTTCGACCCCGTCTCCGGTCGGCCCGCGAGTCGCCTCCGGGGGGACCGACAGGGTAGCGTTTCCGGCGTCGTCGCTCGCGGCCGCCACCGTCCAGGCGACGCTGATCTCGTCAGTCGGGTCCTCCAGCTGGTACTCGACGGAGCCGTTCGCCCCCTCGAGGGTGACGACGGCGCGGCTGACCCGGTCGGGGACGCCGACGGTCGTCTCGCCGTCCATCGTCGCGCCTCGCCGGACCTCGAGGGGCTGGAGAACGGCCTCGATCTCGTCGGGGTTCGCGCCCCACGCGCCGCGGTAGGTGTACCGGTAGGGGTCGCGGTCGGGATAGGCGTCGAGGACGGCGAACTCCCTCTCGGGACCGCCCTCGAGGACGTAGACGACGTCCCCCTCGAGGTCGGGGTCGTTTCGCAGCGCCTGGAAAGGATGGTTGGTCCACTGGCCGTAGGGCGCGGGCTGGAAGACGAGGGCGTCATCCAGCTCTCTGTCCTCGAACGGTTCGTAGGCCGCCTCGGCACTCCGGGTGTAGTCGGCGTTGCGATCGATCGGTCCCGAGACGAGCACGACGGTCGTCGCCGCGAGGACGAGCGTCGCTACCAGGGCGAGGGAAACGAGGACCCTGCGAGGCGAACCCGGGGCGTCGATCCGCTCGAGGAGTTCGGGGACGCGAACTCGAGCGAGACGCCACCCGGACACCATCGCGACAGCGGCGAAGATAGCGAACGGAGCGAGCAGGTCGAAGTGATAGAAGGGACCGAACCGGCTGACGAGGCCGTTCGTCGGATCGTCCATCGTCGCCAGAATGTTGAAATTGCCCCAGAAGGCGACGTTGCCCAGGACGACGGTGACGACGACGCTCGCGAGGAGCGCGGCGGGAAGCGGGGAGAGTTCGACGCGTTTTGTCTGGCTCCCGCTGTCTGTCAGGATTCGTCGCGCCGCCAGCGCGCCTCCCGTGACCGCCGCCAGGGTGCCGATCGGCCCGGCGACGACCCACCGGGTAGCGAAGTACCACAGCACGTAGCCGTTGGCCTCGAGGGCCAGCGTGGGGGTGTACTCGATACCGTGGCTCCCGATCTCGCGATAGCCGAAGCCGGGGCCGTCCAGCGGTGCGAACGCCTGGAACGGAAACTCGAGGGGCGAACCGGTCAATCGGAAGTTGTACGCGAGCGCGAGGGCGACGAACGAGAGACCGATCGCACCCGTGAGCAGATTTCGGCGGACGGGGTCGGCCCGCGGACGGCCCCGTCGGAGGGCGCCGGCGGTCTGCCAGCCGGCGTGGGCGATGAACGGGAGGGCGAACAAGACGGCGGTGTACGGCCGGGCGAAGAACGCGATGCCGACGGCGACTCCGGCGATAGCAGCCATCCGGGAATCCCCGGAGCGAACGCCCCGCAGGTAGCAGACGGCGAACACGAGGTTCCACAGCGTCGTCGGGGCGTAGGGGAGGAAGACGGACGAGGACAGGAGCGCCATCGGCGAGGCCGCGAAGAGGACGGACGACACGAGGCCGACTCGGCGGTCGGCGACCGTCGATCCGAGGATGTAGATCAGGGAGGCGTTGAGCGCCGCCACGACCGCCAGCGTGACCCGGGGCTCGTCGAACAGGGCCATCGAAACGGCGAACATTCCGGCGGGAACGGGCGCGTACTTCGGGTAGAGCCGACCGTCCTCGAGGACGAAGAACCACGGTCTGACGGCCTCGGCGAGGTCGCCCGCGTGAATCTGGAACTGGCCCTCGAGCAACATCGCGGCCTGCAACAGGTAGACGGCCTCGTCGTCGTTGCTCGAGTGGTACGGAAACAATTCGCTCGCGAGGGTGAAGACGACGAGGCCGGCGAGGGTGCTCACGAGGATCACGAGGAGGGCGTAGCGGCGCTCGCGCGGGCGGGTGGCGGCCCGGAGAACGGAACGAACGGAGCGACGTGAGGGAAGGTGGCTTCGGAATCGATGCCGGCGGGGGTCGACCATCGCCTCGTCAGGTGTTGATGCCGACCTCGCGCATGAGGTCGATCGTCGGCTCGAGGTCCGAGAGCTGCGAGAGGTCGATGTTCGGCACGTTGAGTTCGTCGATGGTCGGCAGGTCGCCGACCGGTTCGACGTCCGAGATGAGCGGGTACTCGTAGGTCTCCGTGGCGAAGTACTCCTGGGCCTGTGCCGAGAGCAGGTGTCGCACAAAGTTCTGGGCGAGGTCGGCGTCGTCGGCCGCATCCGTGACGGCCGCGCCGGCAACGTCGAAGACGGCACCCGCGTCACCCTCGGTGAACGATGTGGCGATAGGGGCGTCCGGCGACCCGTCGAGCACGCGCTGGACGTAGTAGTGGTTCGTGAACCCGGCGTCGATTTCGCCGTTAGCGACGGCATCACAGACCGCGAACTCGTCGCTGTACTCCGCGATTCCCGAATCGACGACGCCCTCGAGCCACTCGCGGGTCGTCTCCTCGCCCTCGAGCAGGCGCATGGCGGTCACGAATCCCTGACAGGAACCGTAGGAGGGGGCCCAGCCCAGGTCGCCGTCGAAGTCGGTCGCGTACGCCTGGATGCTGTCGAGCATGTCCTCGGCCGAGAGCGATTCGGTGTTGAAAGGGACGGTTCGGGCCCGGCCCGAGGTCCCGACCCACTGGTCGGTCCGGAACTCTTCGTCGACCATCGAGGTGACGTCGTCGGAGAGCGCCTGCGTTCGGCCCTCGTCGGCTAGCGCGCCGAGAGCGGCCGCGTCGACGGTGTAGAACACGTCCGCAGGGGTTCCCGATCCCTCTTCGGCGATCTGATTGACCAGTTCCGAAGAGTTGCCGTACCGCGGGTCAACCGTGAAGTCCTCGTAGTACTCCTCGAGGTCGCCGAGCAGCGTGCCGACGAGGAACTTGCCGCGCCCGGAGTAGACGGTCAACTCGCCCTCGAGGTCCGGAAGGTCCTCGACGCGAGTTCCGCCCGGCTCGGGGCGTCCAGCCCGCCCGGAGCCGATCTGTCCAAAAGTGTTTGGTGCGTCGTCGTCATCGCTTCCGATCAGGCCGAGACAGCCGGCGACGCTCGTGGTACCGAGCGCGGCCGAACCAGCCAGAAAGGTGCGCCGAGAAGGCGAATTTGATCGTCGGGTCATGTTTTTAGGTTAGCCTAAATATATTTATAAGCGTCGATGTTTGTCGGGCGTCAGTGGCGGACGGCTTCGACACGGGTCGTCGCAGTCGATTCGTCGAGACGCTCGAGGCACTCGAGGCACTCGAGCCACTCGAGCATGTACTCGCCCACGTGCGTGAAGAACGCCCCGTTGGTGTACTCGTCCCAGTCGCCCTCGGCGAGTGCCCGGCCCATCGCCTCGAACACGCCGGCGTAACTCTCGCGGTCGCCGCCGACGCCGTCGACGAATTCCCAGAGGTGTTCGTTGAGCTCGAGGCCAGGTACTTCGTTGTTCAGATCGTCGAACGTGTTTCGCGGCGCCTTGTTGTGTTCACACAGCGGGTCGCCGTTGTAGATCTGCTTCCCGAGGACGTCGCAGGCGCGCTTGAGGAAGACGCCACTCCAGATGTCGTCGAAGCGGCCGACGTTCCACTCGTTGTCGTCCATCGGCAACTGGTAGAACGCGGGGACGACCTCCCGGCGGAACGCGAGGTTCATCGAACAGACCGTCAGGTACTGGCCCGGTTCGGCGACGAAGTCCCCCGCAAAATCCTCGCGCGTCGTTCGCGTCTGCGCTTGCCCTTCGAGGTCGCCGTCCATCAAAATTCGGACGGCGTCGAGGTCGGGAACGTTCGTCCACAGCCCCTGGGAGGCCACCACGTCGCCGGACTCGAGGGTCGTCGTCCCGGTCTCGACGGTCTCGTCCATCGCGGCGTAGGGGTAGCCCCGCGGGTAGAGGCCGTGCTCCTCGGCGTTCTGGTAGAGGACGTTGACCCACTGCTCGTCGGAGCGAACGATTTCGACGTCGCCCTCGAAGGCGAGGTTCTCGAGGTGGGTGCCGAAGAAGTCCACGTCATCGTGCGGAAGGGTATCGTCGTCGATGAACACGCCGTACTCGAAGCGGTCGTTAGCCCAGAGATAGAGCAGTCCGAAACTCGTCTCGGCGTGACTCGCCGCCGGCACGAGGTGGCCGTACTCGGCGATTCCGTGGGCCTCGTACCACTCCTCACGACGGGTGCCGTCGAAGACCTTACCCGAGACTCCCTCCTCCTCGAGCATCGCTGTCATGGCGTCGGTATCACAGAAGTCCTCGGTGACGAGCACGACGTGCAGGCGCTCGAGGTCGAAGCCGTGGTCGCGGGCGTTCTGGAGGTAGGAACGCACGCACTCGTACTCGCGGATGGTCGGCACGACGACACAGATATCGGAGTCCCGGTCTCGATCCGTACGCTGACTCATTGACTCACAATTTTTTAGGATGGCCTAAAACAGTACCGGTTCACTCCGGGCGCTCGTCGGCGAGTCCCGAAACCGACAGCCCGAGCGCTCCGGCGCTCAGGCAGCCGCCGACGAGGGTGACGCCGTTTTTCAGCGCGTGGTCGACGATCGCCGCGGCCAGCGCCGTGCTGGCACCGATCGGGGTAATCGACACGATGAGAGCCGTGAACGCGGCCTCGTACAGTCCGACGCCACCCTGTGAGAGCGGTAACACCTTCGCCAGGTTGCCGACGCTCACCGCGAGCGTCCCGACGGCCAGCAAGGGGAGCACTTCGAGCCCGGTTCCGAACGCCGCGAGCACGATCACGGCGGTTACCACGTCGAGCGACCAGATCGCCAGGCTCGTCGTCGCGACCGACGCGAGGGAGCGAGGCCGCCGGGTGATCGCCTGGAGGTGGCCGACGAACTGGAAGCCGGCCTGGAGCGTGGTCTCGAGTCGATCACGACAGGTGTACGAACGGAGTCGCGCACCGAGACCGGCGGGGGAGCCGTAGCGAGCGGAGGCCGCCAGCACGACACCCACGCCGATGGTGGCGGTGCTGACGACGGACGCCGCCAGCACGGCACGTCGAGCGCCGTCGGTGGCGAACAACTCGATCGGAGTCGCGGTCCCGCTGAGCGCGAGCCAGCCGGCCGCACCGATCGCGAGGGCGGTGATCGTCGCCAGATCGAAGAGGCGTTCGACGACCAGCGACGCGCCGCCGGTCAGGTAGGGAACGTCCCACCGGTTCTTGATAATGTACGCACGTGCACCGTCGCCGGCCCGTGCGGGGAGCGCGAGATTCGCCAACTGACTCACGAAGACCGCAGCGGTCAGCGGTACGGTTCCGACGCGGTAGTACATCGTCCCCAGCACGTCGCCGTAGCGCCGCCCGCGAAGCGGCCACGAAAGGAGGTAGACCACGACGGCCCCTATCAGCAGCCGACGATCGGCGCGAGCGACCTCCGCGAGCACCGTCTCGAGTTCGATCGATCGAAACGCGACGAACAGGCCGAGGACGATGCCGATCGCGGCGACGAACGGCCCGTATCGTCGGAGGCCAGCCTCGAGCGATCGCACCTCCCTCTCGTCGGCCGGCGCCGTCCGGCGGGGGCGTGCCGTCGAATCGTCCTCGAGTCGGTCCCGTCCGCCGTCCATACGAACTCGTGCAGGACCCAGATATTTAAGCACACCTAAAACTCGTCGAACGTCGGTCGAGAATCGTTCTCGAGGGCGTTCACTGGTGGGAGAACTACTCGAGTTCGGCCAGCACCAGCGGTTACTCGAACTCGGCCAGTAACTCTCGCGTGGCCGTGCGGACGGCCTCGTCACTCGAGCGGGCGGGTTCGAACCCGATCGC
It contains:
- a CDS encoding dolichyl-phosphate hexose transferase, with protein sequence MGTYNEEQAIGTVLADIERVTDGRAEVVCVDGSSDRTPDIAREHGATVIEQEPQGYGVAVHEAITAPERPVIVTTDCDDTYPMEQLPAFLELINRGHDVVSGDRLYHGAEAMPALNRLGNHAFAALASVLMGTRVHDTTTGMRAYRREVIEDIEWSENTGLSAELLIRPLMRGYDVVEHPIAYAERAGETKLDPIQGGYEIARSIGKVALEERLRELPHEPRQHDR
- a CDS encoding substrate-binding domain-containing protein; this translates as MTRRSNSPSRRTFLAGSAALGTTSVAGCLGLIGSDDDDAPNTFGQIGSGRAGRPEPGGTRVEDLPDLEGELTVYSGRGKFLVGTLLGDLEEYYEDFTVDPRYGNSSELVNQIAEEGSGTPADVFYTVDAAALGALADEGRTQALSDDVTSMVDEEFRTDQWVGTSGRARTVPFNTESLSAEDMLDSIQAYATDFDGDLGWAPSYGSCQGFVTAMRLLEGEETTREWLEGVVDSGIAEYSDEFAVCDAVANGEIDAGFTNHYYVQRVLDGSPDAPIATSFTEGDAGAVFDVAGAAVTDAADDADLAQNFVRHLLSAQAQEYFATETYEYPLISDVEPVGDLPTIDELNVPNIDLSQLSDLEPTIDLMREVGINT
- a CDS encoding GMC family oxidoreductase; translation: MSWSRPPAEATNESVGSGDRTPVTEADVCVIGAGPAGSIVATRLAEAGHEVVILEAGPRFDPADRLARQERAIRPAYDRPDVWEGDPERDAHAASGEWFYPLNHARVKGVGGSTLHWQGMVMRLHEDDFESASVRGAGVDWPIDYADLRPYYADAERELGVSGADNPFGPPREEPHPMPAFPPSYSDSLFAPACDALEIAMHPVPNARNSEAYDGRGGCVGYGTCQPVCPSGAKYDATVHVERAEAAGATVLDRVPVTRLEHGPNVVEAAVYATPDGDTNRQEADAFVVACGGVETPRLLLVSESDHYPDGLANSSGLVGRYFMDHLFAGMGGVLEEPTRQNHVGFLTSECHQFYDEADEEVAPFKLEFFNYAGPSPVELALTGDDWGDALLERLRAEYGAHIGLGALVEQLPREDSYVGLDPERTDDNGVPIPDVHWNVGERALRTIERVNEIQRSILEELGAEITWQVGPENTGPAYHHMGTTRMGDDPSASVVDSDLQTHDLENCWLVSSSVFPTGGAMNPTLTIAALALRAAEAIEDAL
- a CDS encoding lysylphosphatidylglycerol synthase transmembrane domain-containing protein, which encodes MDGGRDRLEDDSTARPRRTAPADEREVRSLEAGLRRYGPFVAAIGIVLGLFVAFRSIELETVLAEVARADRRLLIGAVVVYLLSWPLRGRRYGDVLGTMYYRVGTVPLTAAVFVSQLANLALPARAGDGARAYIIKNRWDVPYLTGGASLVVERLFDLATITALAIGAAGWLALSGTATPIELFATDGARRAVLAASVVSTATIGVGVVLAASARYGSPAGLGARLRSYTCRDRLETTLQAGFQFVGHLQAITRRPRSLASVATTSLAIWSLDVVTAVIVLAAFGTGLEVLPLLAVGTLAVSVGNLAKVLPLSQGGVGLYEAAFTALIVSITPIGASTALAAAIVDHALKNGVTLVGGCLSAGALGLSVSGLADERPE
- a CDS encoding alpha-1 4-glucan-protein synthase: MSQRTDRDRDSDICVVVPTIREYECVRSYLQNARDHGFDLERLHVVLVTEDFCDTDAMTAMLEEEGVSGKVFDGTRREEWYEAHGIAEYGHLVPAASHAETSFGLLYLWANDRFEYGVFIDDDTLPHDDVDFFGTHLENLAFEGDVEIVRSDEQWVNVLYQNAEEHGLYPRGYPYAAMDETVETGTTTLESGDVVASQGLWTNVPDLDAVRILMDGDLEGQAQTRTTREDFAGDFVAEPGQYLTVCSMNLAFRREVVPAFYQLPMDDNEWNVGRFDDIWSGVFLKRACDVLGKQIYNGDPLCEHNKAPRNTFDDLNNEVPGLELNEHLWEFVDGVGGDRESYAGVFEAMGRALAEGDWDEYTNGAFFTHVGEYMLEWLECLECLERLDESTATTRVEAVRH
- a CDS encoding ArnT family glycosyltransferase, with translation MVDPRRHRFRSHLPSRRSVRSVLRAATRPRERRYALLVILVSTLAGLVVFTLASELFPYHSSNDDEAVYLLQAAMLLEGQFQIHAGDLAEAVRPWFFVLEDGRLYPKYAPVPAGMFAVSMALFDEPRVTLAVVAALNASLIYILGSTVADRRVGLVSSVLFAASPMALLSSSVFLPYAPTTLWNLVFAVCYLRGVRSGDSRMAAIAGVAVGIAFFARPYTAVLFALPFIAHAGWQTAGALRRGRPRADPVRRNLLTGAIGLSFVALALAYNFRLTGSPLEFPFQAFAPLDGPGFGYREIGSHGIEYTPTLALEANGYVLWYFATRWVVAGPIGTLAAVTGGALAARRILTDSGSQTKRVELSPLPAALLASVVVTVVLGNVAFWGNFNILATMDDPTNGLVSRFGPFYHFDLLAPFAIFAAVAMVSGWRLARVRVPELLERIDAPGSPRRVLVSLALVATLVLAATTVVLVSGPIDRNADYTRSAEAAYEPFEDRELDDALVFQPAPYGQWTNHPFQALRNDPDLEGDVVYVLEGGPEREFAVLDAYPDRDPYRYTYRGAWGANPDEIEAVLQPLEVRRGATMDGETTVGVPDRVSRAVVTLEGANGSVEYQLEDPTDEISVAWTVAAASDDAGNATLSVPPEATRGPTGDGVELAASDRVVLSVTLVQPDGGTYTYRQETTVRVADGALEVVWPPETRGCRLATDCGREGTLLEDADLPEWERLGAELEVTAD